The proteins below are encoded in one region of Dama dama isolate Ldn47 chromosome 21, ASM3311817v1, whole genome shotgun sequence:
- the LOC133042610 gene encoding splicing factor 45-like — translation MSLYDDLGVETSDSKTEGWSKNFKLLQSQLQVKKAALTQAKSQRTKQSTVLAPVIDLKRGGSSDERQIVDTPPHVAAGLKDPVPIGFSAGEVLIPLADEYDPMFPNDYEKVVKRQREERQRQWKLERQKEIEEREKRRKDRHEASGFSRRPDPDSDDDEDYERERRKRSMGGAAIAPPTSLVEKDKELPRDFPYEEDSRPRSQSSKAAIPPPVYEEQDRPRSPTGPGNSFLANMGGTVAHKIMQKYGFREGQGLGKHEQGLSTALSVEKTSKRGGKIIVGDATEKDAAKKSDSNPLTEILKCPTKVVLLRNMVGAGEVDEDLEVETKEECEKYGKVGKCVIFEIPGAPDDEAVRIFLEFERVESAIKAVVDLNGRYFGGRW, via the coding sequence ATGTCCCTGTACGATGACCTGGGAGTGGAGACCAGCGACTCAAAAACAGAAGGCTGGTCCAAAAACTTCAAACTCCTGCAGTCTCAGCTCCAGGTGAAGAAGGCAGCTCTCACTCAGGCCAAGAGCCAGAGGACAAAACAAAGTACAGTCCTTGCTCCAGTAATCGACCTAAAGCGAGGCGGCTCTTCAGATGAGCGGCAGATCGTGGACACTCCGCCGCACGTGGCCGCAGGCCTCAAGGACCCTGTTCCCATCGGGTTTTCTGCAGGAGAAGTTTTGATCCCCTTAGCTGATGAATATGATCCCATGTTTCCTAACGATTATGAGAAAGTAGTGAAGCGCCAAAGAGAGGAGCGACAGAGGCAGTGGAAGCTGGAAAGGCAGAAGGaaatagaagagagagaaaagaggcgTAAAGACAGACATGAAGCTAGTGGGTTTTCCAGGCGACCCGATCCAGATTCTGATGACGATGAAGATTATGAGcgagagaggaggaaaagaagtaTGGGCGGAGCTGCCATTGCACCTCCCACGTCTCTTGTGGAGAAGGACAAAGAGTTACCCCGAGACTTCCCTTATGAAGAGGATTCACGACCTCGCTCACAGTCTTCCAAAGCTGCTATCCCTCCCCCAGTGTATGAGGAACAAGACAGACCCCGATCCCCGACCGGCCCAGGCAACTCCTTCCTCGCCAACATGGGGGGCACGGTAGCACATAAAATCATGCAGAAGTACGGCTTCCGGGAAGGCCAGGGTCTCGGGAAGCATGAGCAGGGCCTGAGCACAGCGCTGTCGGTGGAGAAGACCAGCAAGCGGGGCGGCAAGATCATCGTGGGCGACGCCACCGAGAAAGACGCAGCCAAGAAGTCGGATTCGAATCCATTAACTGAAATACTTAAGTGTCCTACCAAAGTGGTCCTACTCAGGAACATGGTTGGTGCAGGAGAGGTGGATGAAGACTTGGAAGTAGAAACCaaggaagagtgtgaaaaatatggcaaAGTTGGAAAATGTGTGATATTTGAAATTCCTGGTGCCCCTGATGATGAAGCAGTACGAATATTTTTAGAATTCGAGAGGGTTGAGTCAGCAATTAAAGCTGTTGTTGATCTGAACGGGAGGTATTTTGGTGGACGGTGGTGA